ACCAACATCAATAATAACATCATTAACTTTTAATTGATGTAATTCGAATAGTTTTTCTGCAAAAAAGGAAATTAAGTCTGCGGTTATGTTTTTATAATTTGGATTTCTCTGCATGTTTTGCGGAGTACCTTGCATATGCATCAATATATAAGGAACTTGAAGTTCTGCAACAGTAGTAAACATGTTGTCATCCATATTTCCACCAGAAATATCATTAATTAAAGCTGCTCCCGAAGCAATAGTTTCTTTTGCTACTTTACTTCTAAATGTGTCAATAGAAATAATAATTTCAGGAAAATGAGTAATTAATAATTCTACAATCGGTACAATACGTTTGAGTTCTTCTTGTTCAGAAATATGAGCAGCCCCAGGTCTTGAAGAATAAGCACCAATATCAATAAAAGTTGCTCCTTCCGAAAGCATTTTCTCAACTTGAGTAAGAATGTCTTTTTCGTTTTTATATTTTCCGCCATCATAAAAAGAATCAGGCGTAATATTTAAAATTCCCATTACTTTGGGAGTAGATAAATCGATTAAAGTTCCTTTGCAATTAATTGTCATTGATACCTTTTTGTAGGTTGTAGGTGTAAATTTCTGTGTAAAAATAACTGAAAAGCTATTTGATTTGCTATTTTTACATAGTT
This genomic window from Tenacibaculum sp. 190524A05c contains:
- the folP gene encoding dihydropteroate synthase, with amino-acid sequence MTINCKGTLIDLSTPKVMGILNITPDSFYDGGKYKNEKDILTQVEKMLSEGATFIDIGAYSSRPGAAHISEQEELKRIVPIVELLITHFPEIIISIDTFRSKVAKETIASGAALINDISGGNMDDNMFTTVAELQVPYILMHMQGTPQNMQRNPNYKNITADLISFFAEKLFELHQLKVNDVIIDVGFGFGKTIEHNYELLKQLDLFKNLEAPILTGVSRKSMLYKLLDITPKEALNATTAANTIALLNGTQILRVHDVKEAVEAVRITEMVK